GGAATTCGCGCGCCATGCGGTTTTCCGGTACGATGCCGAGGCCGACCTCGTTGGAGACGAGGATCAGCTTTGCACGCGTCGATACAATCGCCGCCTCCAGTTCCGCGAAGGCCGTCTCCATATCGGCATTCTCCATCATCAGATTGGTGAGCCACAATGTCAGGCAGTCGATGAGGATGACACTGTCAGGGCTGTCGAGCCGCTGCAGCACGGTGGCAATATCGACCGGCGCTTCATGGGTGGTCCATTCCCCGCCGCGCCGTTCCTGATGATGGCTGATACGATCCCGCATCTCGTCATCCCAGGCCCGGCCGGTTGCGAGATAATGCAGGCGTCCGCCCGCTTTTCCCGCAAGCTCTTCGGCAAAACGCGACTTGCCGGAGCGCGCGCCGCCAAGAATGAAAACGGAGCGGTTTTTATCTGTCATGGAAAACCTGAAAGGAAAGAATGAAGCGGACCGGCATCTTTGCGGTGTCGCAAGCCAGGGACAGACGGCCATGAAGGGAACGATTCGTAGAAAAAGGCGTCCCCCGGTTGCTCATGCCGGACTGCCGCTGATACCGGATCGGAGAAACAAGACCTGCCCGCAGGATGCGGGACATCAAAAGCCCTGATTACCCCGGATGCCGGAAACACCGGTCCTGATAAAAGGCTATGTGCGAAAGACCATCCTGTCAATCGCGGGCGGCCGTGCCGGAAAATGACGCGGAACCGGTACGCAAAACCTGACCCGGAACCGGCAGACCTGTCGTCCGCGAAGTGATTGATAAAGCGACTTGGTTACCGGGACGTTAGCGAAAATCCGAATGGTGCGGCGGCAACGCCACAAGAGAATATCCGGTGACGGCAATCGCCGCCATTGCCTTGCCATAGCCTTCAAATCAATATGCTTTCAAAGATTCGCAAACAGCAAGGTGCCCTGCCCGTGATGACCGTCATGGACTATATTTCGATCGTCGTTTTCATCCTGTTGTGGGTTACCTACAGCCATATCACGACGAGAAAGCGGCTGTTTTCGCGCGCCAGCCTCAATCAGGCCATGGCCGAGCGCCGTCGCGACTGGATCCTGAATTCGCTGAAACGCGACCTGAAGATGATCGATACGCAGATCATGGCCGGCCTGCAGAACGGCACCGCCTTTTTCGCTTCCACCTCCATCTTCGCCATCGGCGGATGTTTCGCCTTGCTGGGCGCCACTGACCAGGTCGAATCGGTGTTTCGCGACATGCCCTTCGTGCATTATGCCGGGCGCACGGCCTTTGAACTGAAGGTCATCGGGCTCACCTGCCTGTTCGGTTATTCCTTCTTCAAATTCGGCTGGTCCTATCGCCTGTTCAACTATTGCACCATCCTGTTCGGTGCCATTCCCATGGTCCACGATGTCAGTACGGACCGTGAGGCAGCAGAGCGTGCGGCCGAAAACGTCATAAAGATGAACATCATCGCTGCTAAGAACTTCAATGACGGCCTGCGGACGATCTTTCTGTCCATCGGTTATCTCGGCTGGTTCATCAGCCCCTATGTCTTCATCGCCAGCACCGTCATCATCATCGTGGCGCTGTTGCGCCGCCAGTTCTTTTCAGAGGCCCGCCGCGCCATCATGGAAGAAAACCGGCCTTGAAATAGCCGCACTTAAAGGGCCAAGCCCACACGTCATTTCAAGCATATCCAAGTGAATGCCGGCCCCTCGAAAAGCTGAAAAAAAGCGGAAAACATGGACACAGACGCAGCCGCAAATGAAAACCGCCGCAAAGGTCGCATCGGCGGGCTGGATACCCTCAGGGGGCTCGCGCTCCTCGCCATGGCGTCCTACCATTTCACATGGAATCTGGAATATTTCGGCTATCTCGAACCCGGTACGGCAACCACGGGTCTCTGGAAGCTTTATGCGCGCGGCATCGCCAGCTCGTTCCTGTTTCTTGCAGGCTTCAGCCTGTTTCTCGCCCATGGCAGGGGTCTGAACTGGCAGTCCTTCGGTAAGCGTTTTGCGATGGTGGCCGGCGCAGCCCTGCTCATCACCGTCGCCACCTATTTCGCTTTTCCGGACAGTTTCATCTTCTTCGGCATATTGCACAATATCGCCGCCGCAAGCCTCGTCGGGCTACTGTTCCTGCGGGCGCCCGCGCCCGTGACGCTGCTTTTCGCCGTCATTGCGTTCATCCTGCCGCAATATCTGCAGTCCGATATCTTCAACGCAAAATGGCTGGCCTGGATCGGCTTTTCCACCATGCCGCCGCGCTCGAATGACTACGTGCCGCTGCTGCCCTGGCTTGCACCCTTCCTCGGCGGCCTTGCGGTTTCCCAATTCGTCACGCCACGCGGTTGGCTTGATCGTTTTCGCAATCCAAGCGCGCCGCGCAATCTCGTCGCCAGCGCCGGCCGCCATAGCCTCGCCTTCTACCTCATCCACCAGCCGGTGCTGATCGGCCTCGTTTATACGCTCTCCCTCGTCGCCCCGCCTCCGCCGGTCGATCAGGTCGAGCTTTATAAATCAAGCTGCGAAAAAAGCTGCGTCGAGCAGCCGAACGGGGCGGAACTCTGCCAGCGTTTCTGCGGCTGCACGCTGGAAAAGCTGCAGGCGGAAAATCTGTTCGACACGATGATGGAAGGCAAGCTCAGCGCGGATCAGCAGACGAAGGTCAGCGAAGTGGCGCAGCAGTGTACGGTTGAGGCGCAGTAGCCGTTGGCCTGCGAGACCGGCGAGCGTTCCCGTCAGACTCGGCGTCATCCTCGGGCTTGACCCGAGGATCTATCCACGTTGCATAAAATCATACCGCTGCAGATCCTCGGGACAAGCCCGAGGATGACGGAGGAGAAATATTAATTCTTAACCGATGACTGCGAATATCTCACGAAATCTTCGCTCAAGTCCCCACGCCGATTTCGGCAAGCCGCGTCAGACAGGCTTCTTCGACATTGTCGAGTTCAGCCAGCGTCTCTTCGATGTCCTTGCGTTTCTGCCTGAGATCGGCACGCTTTTCATCGACCTTCTTCATCAGCAACACGAGCTGACCCGATTCGCCCGGCGGCTCCTTGTAGACATGAATAATCTCGCGAATCTCGGCGATGGTGAAGCCGATCCGGCGGCCGCGCAGGATTTCCTGAATGAGACGGCGGTCGGCAGACCTGAACAGACGTGTGCGCCCGCGACGCTCAGGGTGAATCAGCCCCTCGTCCTCGTAAAATCGCAAGGTGCGGGTGGAAACACCGAATTCGCGTGTCAGTTCGGTTATGCTATAATACTTGTCCAAAGGCCTATCCGATTCATGGTCGGAAGATATTATTTGACCTTCACGTAAAAGTCAATTTTTGCCCACTTCACCTATCCGGAAATACCGTACCACCAGGTCGCGATTCCCAGAAAGGCGAAAAAGCCGACAATGTCGGTCACCGCCGTCACGAAGACCGCGGAGGAAACGGCGGGGTCAGCGCCGAACTTGTCGAGAACCAGCGGTATGAGAATGCCTGCCAGCGCCGCCGCCAGCATGTTGAGACACATGGCCGTGGCGATGATGCCGCCAATATGGATATCCTGAAACCACACCCCGGCGACGATGCCGATGGCGCAGCCGAACAGCATGCCGTTCAGGATACCCACCCCCGCCTCACGCCGGATGATGCGGGCGGCATTGTGAATATCGAGGCTTTTGGTGGCGAGTGCTCGCACCGATACGGTCATGGTCTGCGAGCCGGCATTGCCGCCCATGCCTGCCACCGCCGGCATCAGGATTGCGAGCGCAATGATCTGCTGGATCGTCGCATCGAACAGGCTGATGACGGAAGCGGAGAGAAAGGCGGTGAGCAGGTTGACCGCAAGCCAGGGCACGCGCGAGCGCGAGGTGCTGAAGATACTGTCCGACAGTTCTTCGTCACCCACACCGCCGAGACGCAGCAAGTCCTCCTCCGCCTCCTCCTGAATGACGTCGACCACGTCATCGATGGTGAGAACGCCGACCAGCCGGCCGTTATTGTCGACCACGGCGGCGGAGAGAAGGTCATATTGCTCGAAAAGCTGCGCTGCCTCTTCCTGGTCCATCTCGGCTGGAATGGAGTGGTTGGTCTCGTGCATGATCGTTTCGATCTTCACCTGACGCTTGGCGCGCAGCACCTTGTCGAGATCGAGCGCCCCGACCAGCTTGAAGGTCGGGTCGATGACGAAGATCTGCGAGAAGGATTCGGGCAGTTCCTCTTCTTCGCGCAGGTAGTCGATGGTCTGCCCCACGGTCCAGAACGGCGGAACGGCGACGAATTCCGTCTGCATGCGGCGGCCGGCCGAGCTTTCCGGATAATCCAGCGCCCGCATCAGCCGCACGCGTTCGGTAAACGGCAGTTGCGAGAGAATATCCTCGCGGTCCTCGTCGTCGAGGTCCTCGAGAATGTAGACCGCGTCGTCCGAATCGAGTTCGCCGATACCGGCGGCGATCTGCTCGTTCGACATCTGGTCGACGATATCGAGACGGATGCCCTCATCCACCTCGGTCAGCGCCGTCATGTCGAAATCGGAACCCAGAAGCCTAACCAGCGCGTGGCGCTGTTCCGGCAGGATGGATTCGAGCACGTCGCCGAGCTCTGACTCATGCAGCCGCGCAACATTCTTACGCAGGAAAAGCAGGTCGCGATCGGCGATCGCAGCGCCAACCATCGCCAGAAAATCGGAGCGGACGGACCCATCTTCCGCGTAAATATCGGAGAGCGCTTCTGCCGGCTTTACGTCGTCGGGCGCGACAGGATCGTCGTCACGGTCTGTCATCTGGCGTCCCTTCGTATTCAAATGCCGCAGTGCACGGATGCGCAGGCAGAATGGCGTTAAAAAGCATATTGTCAACAACCGGATAGCTGCAGATACACAAGCTTCCCGGCTGCGGCGAAAAATCCATTCAACATTCCTCTTCCTATCCGCCGGGAGGGCCTAAGCCGGCGGCAACAAGCATGTTTAGCCAATCTTTGCGGCTTGTTTTGCGACAACGTCCACCCCCTTTACGCCGTTCCCATTTCAATTGTCGAACAGCGAATAAGGGTTCTGCCGCAATGCACAATTAAGACATTGACAGCCGGCCCGGATCGGGGCTTCTGAAGATGTTTTTGACAAACGGCAAACGCCGACAGCCAGGCACGAGAAGACAGTTTCCGGGAAAAAGAACCATGAGCAAGACGGATTTCATAGGCAAGGCGTCGACCGCCGCGGGCGGCTGGGGCGCACTCAAAAGCGTTGGCAAACGCCTGCTGGAATCCGGGGCGCCGATTTCCGGCGCCCGCACCCTTTTGAAGACCAACCAGCCGGACGGGTTCGACTGCCCGGGCTGCGCCTGGGGTGACCCCGAACACGGTTCCTCCTTCGAGTTCTGCGAAAACGGCGTCAAGGCGGTGTCATGGGAAGCGACGGAGGCACGGGTTCCGCCGGATTTCTTCGCCCGCCACACGGTCTCCGAACTGCGCAGCTGGTCGGACTACGATCTGGAAAAACAGGGCCGCCTCACCCATCCGATGCGCTATGACCGGGCGAGCGACACATATCTGCCCGTTTCCTGGGACGATGCCTTTGCCGAGATAGGCCGTATCCTCAATAGCCTCGACAGCCCCGACCGGGCCGAATTCTACACATCCGGCCGCGCCTCCAACGAGGCGGCCTTTCTCTACCAATTGATGGTGCGGCTTTACGGCACCAATAATTTCCCCGATTGCTCCAACATGTGCCACGAGGCGAGCGGCGTTGGCCTCAATGCATCGATCGGCGTCGGCAAGGGCACGGTGCTGCTCGAGGATTTCGAACAGACGGACGCCATTTTTGTCATCGGGCAAAATCCCGGCACCAACCACCCCCGCATGCTGGGCGACCTGCGCCGCGCCGCCCTTCGCGGTGCCCGTATCGCCGTCTTTAATCCCATCCGGGAAAAGGGTCTGGAACGCTTCGCCGACCCGCAGGACAAGATCGAAATGATCACCGGCAGCAGCACGAAGATCGCCACCAACTATTATCAGCCGCGCCAGGGCGGCGACATGGCGGCGGTGCGCGGCATGAGCAAGGCGGTCTTCGCGGCAGACGATGCCGCAAGGGCAGCGGGCGAGCCCGCCATTATCGACTACGACTTCATTGCCGACCATGCCGCCGAATTCGAAGCCTATCGCGCCGCGGTCGATGCAACCAGCTGGGAGAGCATCCTCGACCAGTCCGGCCTGACCCGCGCCGAGATCGAAGAAGCAGCCGGCATCTACATGAATGCCGGCTCTGTCATCGCCACCTGGGCGATGGGCGTCACCCAGCACCGGCACTCGGTCCTGATCGTTCGCGAAATCGCCAACTTCATGCTGCTGCGGGGCAATGTCGGCCGTCCCGGCGCCGGCCTCTGCCCGGTGCGCGGCCATTCCAACGTGCAGGGCGACCGCACCGTCGGCATCGACGAAAAAGCGCCGCCGGCGCTTCTCGACGCACTGGAAAAAGAACTCGGCGTTCCCATGCCGCGCAAGCCCGGCCACAATACCGTTGAGGCCGTGGCCGCCATGCTGGATGGGAAGGCTCAGACCTTCATCGCACTCGGCGGCAATTTCCTGCGGGCGACCCCAGACAGTCCGCTGATCGTCAAGGCGTTCGAAAAGCAGAAGCTCACCGTCAACATCACCACCAAGCTCAACCACTCGCATCTGGTGCCGGGCGAAACCTCCTTCGTGCTGCCCTGCCTCGGCCGGACGGAAATCGACCGCAATTCGGCCGGCCGGTCGCAGATCGTCACCGTCGAGGATTCCATGAGCATGGTGCATGGTTCCGGCGGCATTAATCCGCCAGCCTCGGATGCACTTCGCTCGGAAGTCGCCATCGTCGCCGGCATCGCTGAAGCCACGCTCGGCAATGTCAATGTGAACTGGAAGGCGCTCGCCGATGACTACGATCTCATCCGCGACATGATCGAGCGCGTCATTCCGGGTTTCGACAATTTCAACGAGCGTGTCCGTATTCCCCGTGGTTTTCATCTACGCAACGCTGCTGCCGAACGGCAATGGAACACGCCGGCGAAAAAGGCCACCTTCTATAGCGGCCCCCTGCCCGAGAAAACCGAGCACCAGCAGGCTCTGACCCGCGACAATCTTTTCGTGCTACAGACCTTCCGCAGCCACGATCAGTACAACACCACGATCTACGGCATGGATGACCGTTATCGCGGCGTCTATGGCGAGCGCCAGGTCATTTTCATGAACCCTGCGGATATGGAGGCGCTTGGCGCCCATTCCCGTCAGCGTGTGGATGTCATCGGAGAATATGGCGACGGGGTGGAGCGCATCGCCAGGAACTTCCGTCTGGTGCCCTATAATATCCCGCGCGGCAGCGTCGGCGGGTATTATCCGGAGCTGAACGTGCTGGTGCCGCTGTCGAGCTACGGCGAAGGCAGCTTCACGCCGACATCGAAATCGGTGCTGGTTTCCGTCCGCCTGCTCGCCGATGCCAGATGAGCCGGATGCCCGCTTGACAGATGAGGAACGATCCGCAGCCGCTTTTTTGGCGGCCGTGGAAAAACTCCAGCAATCGTCTCCAGCGCTGACGGTGACGGGAGCAGCAATCCTGGTTGCGATCCATCAGGACATCGCCACCGATAGCCGCAGCATTGCCAACCGGCTGGGGCTTGCACATGCCCTCGTTCTGCGCGAAATCACGAGCCTGTCGCCCAGCTTCCTGCGGGTGACGAAACGCGACGCCCGTACCCAGCGCAGCTTTCTGGAGGCGACCGGGGAAGGACAGGCGCTCGCCGCCTCATCCTCGCGGATTTGAAACGAAGGAGCATTCCTTGGCAATCAGGCCGATCCTGCCCTACCCCCATGCCGGTCTTTCCGGGATCTGCGCGCCAGTTACGGTTTTTGACGATCATCTGCGGGAACTGGTAACAGATCTGATCGACACGATGCGCGCTGCCCCCGGCGTCGGCATCACTGCGGCCCATATCGGCGTGCTGCAACGTGTCTTCGTGCTTGAACTGACGCCGGGAACCATCCTGACCTACATCAATCCTGAAATCACCAGCCACTCTCCGCAGACCATGCGGCATGTGGAAGGCAGCGTCTCGATGCCGGGCTTCACCGACGAGGTGGAACGGCCTTCTACGGTCGAGGTGAGGTTTCAGGATATAACTGGCGCTGAACAGACAGAGACCGCCGAAGGCTTCCACGCCATCTGTATCCAGCACGAGATCGACCAGCTTGACGGTATCTTCTGGCTGAAGCGCCTCTCCAGGCTCAAGCGCGACCGGCTGGTGAAGAAGTGGGAAAAATCCCGAAATCCGTGACCGTCAGCCGGTTGTCGACAGTGCAAATTCCGCATTGCCCTTCAGCGTGTTGCTGACGGTGCAGATATCCTCCGCCGCATGAGCTATTGCGGCGCGGGTCGCTTCATCGAAATCGCCCGTAATCTCGATCCTGATATCGAAACGGAGAATACGATACGGCTCGTCTGCGGATTTTTCCCCTGACACGTCGACGGCAACACCTTCGAAGCGGTCAAGCATCCCCAACCGGCTTGCAGCAATCCGGGCGCTCAGTGCAAGGCACGCGGCAAGCGACGAATAAAGAAGATCGATTGGGTTGAAGCCCGGCTCCGAGACACCGGTCACGATCTCCAGAGCACCGCCGGTCACCGTCGACATCATCGGCCGGCCAATCCGTCCGACTTTGGCCCTGGCGCCCACCGGCCTCAATTTCACTTTTGCACCATCCACCATCAACAGAATCCAAATTTAATCGCGCGCAACCAACCGTATGGAACAAAAAACCGTCTGGCGCTTTTTATTCACACGACGGTGAACGACCGTTGAACCTTTATTTTACAGGGAGCTGGGACATATGGTTACATCTACGCTCGTCAGCATTCTGATCACCTTCCTGGTGATCGTGCTCGTCTTGTGGCTCATCGCGCGACTGCCGGTCGGCGGCGGCGCAAAACAGATCGCCCAGGTGATCGTCATCATCATCGGCATTATTTCGCTATTGAAATATCTCGCCGTATTCTGATGTCCCGGCGGAGCGAAACGAGAAAGGCGGCGAAAGCCGCCTTTTTTGCGCATTCGTCACCGGCCTGATCTCTACTGGCGGGGCTCGAACTGAAAGGCTTTCTTGACGGTAATATCCCGGACGCTGCCAATGCCGAGAAACGGCGTATTGTCAGCATCGAAAATCGCCCTGCCCTTCGCCACGATCCACCGGCTCGAACCATCAGGCAGATGAACCTTGTAACGCTGATCGAAAAATACCCCTCTCGTGATGCTCTCAAAAATTGCCTGCGCCACCTGATCGCGCATTTCGAAATCGATTCTCTCGAGAATCTCTTCGATCGTCACCCCGCGTGACGCAACCTCTTGGGAAAACCCATGACATTCCGCGGTGACCGCATCCATGATCAGCCGGTTGTCGGAAATGCTCCACATGTAATAGCCGAGCGCATTGTCTGAATCCGTCTTGTCCCCCAGCACGAAAACCTCCAGACATTTTTTCCTGACAAAAGCTAACATCAGACCTCTAATATTCCACCCCTTGTTTTTGTAGGGGGAACCGTCCGACTACTGCAGCGTGCATCGATATCCACCGAAATTTATTCGCGGTTTGATCCGCATGGCCGTTCGACCACCGATAAATTTCGAAGAGATATCGCAAAGTCAGAAACCTGCTCCTACATAATCGAGCGAAAGAATTTCAAAGGAGGTCAATATGCGACAAGCCACTCTCGCTCTCGGATTGATGGTTGTGACTGTCGCTCTCACGGGATGCCAAACGTGGGAGAGCCCATATCGCGGAAGCGGATGGCGGATGGATCAGGTTATGGACGGCGATCCTTATCGCGTTGGCGATGGCAACCATCATGAAAACGGCACGTCACCTAATATTATTCGACGCTAGCCCACGACGGGCCGGGGTGGCGGCAATCCCAATGATTTGCCGCCCCGACACAGCTGCGGAGAATGTCTCGTCGGCATGACGGTGGCTTGGAGTTCAGTGCAACGAGCGTGCACGCTTCCAGAAAGCAGGAAGCTAACCGATTGGCCAAAAAAGAAAAAACCCGCCGAAGCGGGTTTCTTTGGTGCGGTCGAGAAGACTCGAACTTCCACGGGTTGCCCCACAGCGACCTCAACGCTGCGCGTCTACCAATTCCGCCACGACCGCATCGTGGTAGGCGTCGACTTGCGCCGACGGGGGTGCATGTAGCAAAAGGATTTTGGGTGCACAAGAGCGTCGTGACAGTTTTTTGAAATTAAAAATCGCACTGCACCATCCTATATGCAGGAAGCCCGGAAATGCTGGGGTTGCGGCCTTGTCGCCATTTTGCGAGAAGGCTGTGGAAAGGACTTTTTCATGCTCACACGCACGGATATCGAGACAAATATGTTCCCCGCCGCCGGATCACCACCCGTTCGCTGGCGAATCTCGGAAGGCCTCGTCGCTTACGGGCAGGCTGTCGAGGAGATGGAGCGTGAGGTGGCCGCTATCGCCGCCGGCGAGGCCGACGAACTCGTCTGGCTGCTGGAGCATCCTCCGCTTTATACCGCCGGCACCAGTGCCGATGTAGCCGACCTCATCGAGCCGGACCGTTTTCCCGTCTTCGCCACGGGTCGCGGCGGCGAATATACCTATCACGGCCCCGGCCAGCGGGTTGTTTATGTCATGCTCGACCTGAAACGGCGGCGGCAGGATGTGCGCGCCTATGTGGCGGCGCTGGAGGATGTCATCATCCGCACGCTCGACAAGATGAATGTCCGTGGCGAGCGGCGTGAGGATCGCGTCGGTGTCTGGGTCAGGCGGCCGGAAAAACCTCTTTTGCCGGATGGCGGCATGGCAGAGGACAAGATCGCAGCGCTCGGCATTCGTCTGCGCAAATGGGTGAGCTTTCACGGACTGTCGATCAATGTGGATCCCGACCTCTCGCATTTCTCGGGCATCGTTCCCTGCGGCATCAGTGCCTATGGCGTCACCAGCCTTGTCGATCTTGGATTGCCGGTTATGATCGGCGACGTCGACGTTCTGCTGCGCGAGGCCTTTGAGGAGGTTTTTGGCCCGGCAGTGCCCGAAACCGGCGCAGGCGGCTGATCCCACCGCAACCGTTGTCGCAGGCCGGTGTTTGATGCATCGATCACCATAAGAGGAGGAACGACCATGTTCACAACGTCCGCCTATGCCTGCGATGACGGCTCTTCGCCGATGAAGCTCGCGACCATCAGGCGCCGCGATCCCGGTCCGCGCGATGTCGAAATCGAGATAGAATTCTGTGGCGTCTGCCACTCGGACATCCATACGGCCCGCAGCGAATGGCCGGGCTCCCTCTACCCTTGCGTCCCCGGCCACGAAATCGTCGGCCGTGTCGGTCGGGTGGGCGCGCAAGTCACCCGGTTCAAGACGGGTGACCGCGTCGGTGTCGGCTGTATCGTCGATAGCTGCCGCGAATGCGCAAGCTGCGCCGAAGGGCTGGAGCAATATTGCGAAAACGGCATGACCGGCACCTATAACTCCCCTGACAAGGCGATGGGCGGCGGCGCGCATACGCTTGGCGGCTATTCCGCCCATGTGGTGGTGGATGACCGCTATGTGCTCAATATTCCCGAAGGGCTCGATCCGGCGGCAGCAGCACCGCTACTCTGCGCTGGTATCACCACCTACTCGCCGCTGCGCCACTGGAATGCCGGCCCCGGCAAACGCGTCGGCGTCGTCGGTCTGGGCGGCCTCGGCCATATGGCCGTCAAGCTCGCCAATGCCATGGGTGCGACTGTCGTGATGATCACCACCTCGCCCGGCAAGGCGGAGGATGCCAAAAAACTCGGCGCACACGAGGTGATCATCTCCCGCGATGCGGAGCAGATGAAGAAGGCTACCTCGAGCCTCGATCTCATCATCGATGCTGTCGCCGCCGACCACGACATCGACGCCTATCTGGCGCTGCTGAAACGCGATGGCGCGCTGGTGCAGGTGGGCGCGCCGGAAAAGCCACTTTCGGTGATGGCCTTCAGCCTCATCCCCGGCCGCAAGACCTTTGCCGGCTCGATGATCGGCGGTATTCCCGAGACTCAGGAAATGCTGGATTTCTGCGCCGAAAAAGGCATCGCCGGCGAAATCGAGATGATCGATATCGATCAGAT
This window of the Agrobacterium fabrum str. C58 genome carries:
- a CDS encoding heparan-alpha-glucosaminide N-acetyltransferase, whose amino-acid sequence is MDTDAAANENRRKGRIGGLDTLRGLALLAMASYHFTWNLEYFGYLEPGTATTGLWKLYARGIASSFLFLAGFSLFLAHGRGLNWQSFGKRFAMVAGAALLITVATYFAFPDSFIFFGILHNIAAASLVGLLFLRAPAPVTLLFAVIAFILPQYLQSDIFNAKWLAWIGFSTMPPRSNDYVPLLPWLAPFLGGLAVSQFVTPRGWLDRFRNPSAPRNLVASAGRHSLAFYLIHQPVLIGLVYTLSLVAPPPPVDQVELYKSSCEKSCVEQPNGAELCQRFCGCTLEKLQAENLFDTMMEGKLSADQQTKVSEVAQQCTVEAQ
- the lipB gene encoding lipoyl(octanoyl) transferase LipB, coding for MLTRTDIETNMFPAAGSPPVRWRISEGLVAYGQAVEEMEREVAAIAAGEADELVWLLEHPPLYTAGTSADVADLIEPDRFPVFATGRGGEYTYHGPGQRVVYVMLDLKRRRQDVRAYVAALEDVIIRTLDKMNVRGERREDRVGVWVRRPEKPLLPDGGMAEDKIAALGIRLRKWVSFHGLSINVDPDLSHFSGIVPCGISAYGVTSLVDLGLPVMIGDVDVLLREAFEEVFGPAVPETGAGG
- a CDS encoding Thivi_2564 family membrane protein, which codes for MVTSTLVSILITFLVIVLVLWLIARLPVGGGAKQIAQVIVIIIGIISLLKYLAVF
- a CDS encoding peptide deformylase, which gives rise to MAIRPILPYPHAGLSGICAPVTVFDDHLRELVTDLIDTMRAAPGVGITAAHIGVLQRVFVLELTPGTILTYINPEITSHSPQTMRHVEGSVSMPGFTDEVERPSTVEVRFQDITGAEQTETAEGFHAICIQHEIDQLDGIFWLKRLSRLKRDRLVKKWEKSRNP
- a CDS encoding DUF599 domain-containing protein, which codes for MTVMDYISIVVFILLWVTYSHITTRKRLFSRASLNQAMAERRRDWILNSLKRDLKMIDTQIMAGLQNGTAFFASTSIFAIGGCFALLGATDQVESVFRDMPFVHYAGRTAFELKVIGLTCLFGYSFFKFGWSYRLFNYCTILFGAIPMVHDVSTDREAAERAAENVIKMNIIAAKNFNDGLRTIFLSIGYLGWFISPYVFIASTVIIIVALLRRQFFSEARRAIMEENRP
- a CDS encoding MerR family transcriptional regulator, with translation MDKYYSITELTREFGVSTRTLRFYEDEGLIHPERRGRTRLFRSADRRLIQEILRGRRIGFTIAEIREIIHVYKEPPGESGQLVLLMKKVDEKRADLRQKRKDIEETLAELDNVEEACLTRLAEIGVGT
- a CDS encoding OsmC family protein; translated protein: MVDGAKVKLRPVGARAKVGRIGRPMMSTVTGGALEIVTGVSEPGFNPIDLLYSSLAACLALSARIAASRLGMLDRFEGVAVDVSGEKSADEPYRILRFDIRIEITGDFDEATRAAIAHAAEDICTVSNTLKGNAEFALSTTG
- a CDS encoding FdhF/YdeP family oxidoreductase → MSKTDFIGKASTAAGGWGALKSVGKRLLESGAPISGARTLLKTNQPDGFDCPGCAWGDPEHGSSFEFCENGVKAVSWEATEARVPPDFFARHTVSELRSWSDYDLEKQGRLTHPMRYDRASDTYLPVSWDDAFAEIGRILNSLDSPDRAEFYTSGRASNEAAFLYQLMVRLYGTNNFPDCSNMCHEASGVGLNASIGVGKGTVLLEDFEQTDAIFVIGQNPGTNHPRMLGDLRRAALRGARIAVFNPIREKGLERFADPQDKIEMITGSSTKIATNYYQPRQGGDMAAVRGMSKAVFAADDAARAAGEPAIIDYDFIADHAAEFEAYRAAVDATSWESILDQSGLTRAEIEEAAGIYMNAGSVIATWAMGVTQHRHSVLIVREIANFMLLRGNVGRPGAGLCPVRGHSNVQGDRTVGIDEKAPPALLDALEKELGVPMPRKPGHNTVEAVAAMLDGKAQTFIALGGNFLRATPDSPLIVKAFEKQKLTVNITTKLNHSHLVPGETSFVLPCLGRTEIDRNSAGRSQIVTVEDSMSMVHGSGGINPPASDALRSEVAIVAGIAEATLGNVNVNWKALADDYDLIRDMIERVIPGFDNFNERVRIPRGFHLRNAAAERQWNTPAKKATFYSGPLPEKTEHQQALTRDNLFVLQTFRSHDQYNTTIYGMDDRYRGVYGERQVIFMNPADMEALGAHSRQRVDVIGEYGDGVERIARNFRLVPYNIPRGSVGGYYPELNVLVPLSSYGEGSFTPTSKSVLVSVRLLADAR
- a CDS encoding PAS domain-containing protein, with the protein product MLAFVRKKCLEVFVLGDKTDSDNALGYYMWSISDNRLIMDAVTAECHGFSQEVASRGVTIEEILERIDFEMRDQVAQAIFESITRGVFFDQRYKVHLPDGSSRWIVAKGRAIFDADNTPFLGIGSVRDITVKKAFQFEPRQ
- the mgtE gene encoding magnesium transporter — encoded protein: MTDRDDDPVAPDDVKPAEALSDIYAEDGSVRSDFLAMVGAAIADRDLLFLRKNVARLHESELGDVLESILPEQRHALVRLLGSDFDMTALTEVDEGIRLDIVDQMSNEQIAAGIGELDSDDAVYILEDLDDEDREDILSQLPFTERVRLMRALDYPESSAGRRMQTEFVAVPPFWTVGQTIDYLREEEELPESFSQIFVIDPTFKLVGALDLDKVLRAKRQVKIETIMHETNHSIPAEMDQEEAAQLFEQYDLLSAAVVDNNGRLVGVLTIDDVVDVIQEEAEEDLLRLGGVGDEELSDSIFSTSRSRVPWLAVNLLTAFLSASVISLFDATIQQIIALAILMPAVAGMGGNAGSQTMTVSVRALATKSLDIHNAARIIRREAGVGILNGMLFGCAIGIVAGVWFQDIHIGGIIATAMCLNMLAAALAGILIPLVLDKFGADPAVSSAVFVTAVTDIVGFFAFLGIATWWYGISG
- the cobU gene encoding bifunctional adenosylcobinamide kinase/adenosylcobinamide-phosphate guanylyltransferase, encoding MTDKNRSVFILGGARSGKSRFAEELAGKAGGRLHYLATGRAWDDEMRDRISHHQERRGGEWTTHEAPVDIATVLQRLDSPDSVILIDCLTLWLTNLMMENADMETAFAELEAAIVSTRAKLILVSNEVGLGIVPENRMAREFRDHAGRLHQRVAAIAGEVYFVAAGLPLKMKG